The Lactuca sativa cultivar Salinas chromosome 2, Lsat_Salinas_v11, whole genome shotgun sequence genome includes the window TTTTGGACGGGGCATGTTATGTGAGTGTGCGCATGGCCCATATCTTATTATTTTGTGAGTGTGAGTGGGGCCTATATCTCATTATTATCCAAGTATAGTTGGGGGCCATATCTCATTACTATCTGATTGTTAGGGGGGCCCGTTATTCGAgtatgggtggggcccgtatctcattattgcatgatatgtatggtatgtggtattttggggagctcattatgctttgtgcttactgttttcggtttatgtttcaggtacttccgattgcaaagggaagagctcgggttgactgcatcgcacacaccattggGATTCCGCATATGATATTTTACTCTGATTTATGGAAATTGTTACATTGGTTtttatttgaaatgtttgaaTGATGTTGGAAAATTCTATTTTATCTattataaaaaaagaaatttttgggaccatattttgggatgttacacttcagctaactagtacgcgaatatgctaagttacatactccctccgtcccaaaattatagtccatctttcctttttggtttgtcccaaaataatagtccacttccaaaaataaataacatttttaccaaaatatcccctcattattacttaacaaactaagcatttaatggaacattaaatgcaaagtaaggacaaaactgtcattttattatataaagttagtggtaattaatgcttttcttaatctgtatgttttttgtctgtggacaataatattgggacggagggagtattacgaaaactaaataattttagaaggttaggttttaactctattacgCATCTCTTATTTGAGTCAAAACATTGTAGTGTGATACCtttcatttgaagaattatccgGTGTCactgatatgtaattgtattggTGAGGTAGTTAAAGGGTGCTAGTAGGAGTTCCTTCTGCAACTGATGGCGATGAGTTATATGGTGattgccctaggaaaacctaggaagagATTTAGTATTGGGACCTTGTCTTGTGGAGGATTGTATGTGTGGATaaggagtgacttggaggattcaaagCGAtttttgaggaaagtacagatagatgtggaaggtagtatgggccagtactactggaagcatatgatctgtactcgattcaaggagagTTCCAAAGAAACAAAGAAGCTTGTAGGGTATGAGACTTCTCGATATACTTATACGTATTATGATGATTtgtatggtctattttcagtatggtgaatCTTCGAGGCAAACCGGTTAGTGGTTCTGGTGCTGGTGAGTGTTCAGGCTTGGGTTCTACAGTCGGGCAGTTGGATGATCTGACGCGGGAGTTCATTTCGAATGAGATTATCCGCATCATACTtaagcagactcctgtgatatttGGTACGATAaaggagggtatcatggaggtgtttgtcacacccccgtCCGAGGCACGAAACATGTCAGATTGTGcaactaagttcatggatcatagGAAAATTGAATATATAGCAcaaatacaacaataaacaaaataacattcatgttccatcttgatatttgaatacaaggtttttacaaataaaaataatacatgaaTTTTCTTAACTAATAGGCATATAAGACAACATCAAGTAGACTCGGTCACCTGTGATCCAATCCGTCTTGAAtgtctgtttagtgatttcctgaaaatacatgtagttttgagggtcaacacaaggttggtgagtgTTACAGGTTTTCTGCTAATAGCAGTAATACTTTTAAAAATTCTAAAAAGTATTATCTTTGTATGTATAACAATAGTTAGTACTGTGTTTGCAAAAAGTCTTTAAACGCCAAAATGTATTTTTGTATAAGTAAATAAATACTTAAAATTGTGTTTGTAATAAATGCTTGAAAGCCAAAATGTATCTTTTGTATAAGTAAATTCATACTTTAAACTGTGGTCGTAATAAACCTTTGAAATATCCTTGAAAACCAAAATGTTATGTTACATAAGTAATTACATActtaaaaatagttttgaaagcaaCCAAACCAATGTttgtagtgatatatatatatatatatatatatatatatatatatatatatatatatatatatatatattctagttAATGTTTTTATTGAGTCCTATAACCGAGCTACTTGACTGAATTTACCCCCTACTACGCTTCATTGGACGTTGTAGTAATGATTGATAGACACTTATCACTTGCTTCGATTGATTGGTCGAGATTTtagctagcaaccgcaggtggggatgtcaaccccgtatagatctatacatatgtacctcgctccgaagattaacggttatagtaGTGTGGGTATGCTCAGTTTTTAGACTTAGCAATGAATAACTCTCAGCCCTAACTTACTTGTGTGTAAGTCACTAGGCATAATGAATATCGTTGTATAAGGTTTATAAAAGCCGAGTATGTTTGACATATATGTAAATGTGTAATGTGCTcgcttttataaaaatgaatgttTCAAATTAATGAACATATGTACATGTATAAACTTTATGCATATAAGCATATAATTATACATGAATAGTAATAGCTTGAATCATTGAAATACTACAAAGTGTTATAACGCACTTGTGATAATCTACAatgtcacataaaaatcatatatttttgtatCATGTAACATTTGTCGTGTAGACTAGTTATTTCACGATAAAAATTCCATAATATGTATATGAAAAGTTTATATTAGTTATTTGTAACAATATGTTAAAtttttaaataacatttttataaacaacatttattttattttcgcaTAAAGCATAATATATTTGTATAAACAAAATATATAGGCACATGTATCCCCTCCCCCCCTTTctgaaataattaaaatattgaaaaagggtCGTAAGCACTCACCCTTGAAGCGTGAGTACCAATCGTTCGAACTCGGTTTCTTTGAGAAGCTTGACGTGAGAAACTGTAAATCCACAATTTTTGAACTTTGAAATACTCTCGAGACCATTTCGTTCGAGACCATTTCGTAACAAATTTGAACTATTAGGGACTGATTTGTAATTTGGCTAAAGTATAGGGGCTTTTTGGTAATTTAATTTAATGGATAGGACTGTTTTGGTAAAAAGAATACCAAATGGGGGGTTGTTTTAAACAAATGGGTTAAATGTTTGGGGTTGGGGCCTATTTTGAATAAAAAGTTTAACAATGGGGGTAATTtagtcattttataattaaaatgacttaaagagttagggctttttattAGGTTGGTGTATCGTCGTTTTGACCGATCGGGCACAAGGGAAAGAATGGGACGAAGCTATGGGAGATCGAGACATGAATTGAGAGGCTCCGGCAATGCTTTCTTGCCCGATCAGCAGCCACACGAATGGGGAAGGCAAAACAGATTGGTAATCTCCTAGGGGTGTTTTAGGTGGTTCAATCGATTGAATCGGATGGAGAGGAGGGCGAAGCGAGGCGACTGTGATCCTCGGACGGGAAGGAAGAGACGAAGCAGCGGGGCTGCTCGTCTTCTGTCTTGGAAGTACTTGCGAAGGGAAAGAGGTCCGAAGGGGTCTGGGAGGCGTCGCGAACAGCAGCAGCGACGATGACCGGTGTTCGGTGGGTTTGCTTGTCTTCTGTCTTGGAAGTTGTTGCGAAGGCGAAAGAGCTCCGAAGGGTACTGGGAGGCGTCTCGAGCAGCAGCAGCGACGATGACCGGTGTTCGGTGGGTTTGCTCGACGGGAGGGGAAGATATGGGTGCGACGGGGAAGATGATTCTGCAACAACAGGTaatcgtctttttttttttttttttttttttttttttttttttatgtgcaTCGATGGAGAGTATGAATGTTTGGTTTTTAATAGAAAAGGATAAGAAAAACAGATGCTCGTGTTTGATTGTTGACAGAAATCGTCCAGCCTCCCTTGCTCTTCTTCTTCCCTTCTTTTGACTgtaaatgtttaaatcaataggtTTAGATGGGTTTTTGGTGTGTTTGGATTCGATGTTCAACAGGGAAGAGGGAAGGATAGAAGCATTAACGAACAGGGGGTCTTGGCTGTGGTCTTTGATGGACGAATTAACGAAGCAATGCAGGTGATGGTTGGCTTGATTGTTGATTTTATTGTGTTTGAGTGTTAACCTGGTTCTTATTGACAGGTAATGTAGAAGAGGATGAGTGTGAAGGGGGTTGTCTCCAGTGACAAACGGAAACTTTGGTTTGAGTGTAGTCATGTCAATTGTGTATAACACATCTCCTTTTGTGTGAAATTTTGGATGTGTTAGAATTTGTAGCTggcattatgtttaatatatgtATTTTGTGTGAAAATTGCAAATATAGAATTTCTTCATGTATTATGTGTATGCATTGATTTAATTTGTATTATGTATTTGTTTTAATATGTGATGTGTGTATAATTTGTAATTAATACATTTCCCTATGTATTTTGTTTGGTTTGGATTTAGAAGCAATGTAATACCCTAATTATTTGTGCATTTGATGAGTATTGATTTATTTTACTAGTTATATACACTAGTATACGTATTTGGGTATTAtataaagacaaaattgcaaaaatggttccTATGATATGTATTTTTTTGAGGGTTTAGTCCAAATTTCCACTTTTTTGGATTAGTAGTCCTTTTGAGCAAGTTTCGTTGCGTCTTTGGTCTCTTTGAATAGTGAAATGACTGTGATAcctttggggtatttattttctattttttcatttctttttaaatctaatattaatttatttataattaaaaaaataaaaagggaccctctgtgtgtgtatgtgtgcgtGTTTCACTTGCAGAACccatagaaaaacaaaaaaaaatattactcATCTTCATTAGGCTCTTCCTAACTCATAACACACACATACTGATGAACATACACATGTTTTAATTCTGAAACCTAATAAGTTAACTTGTTTCGATTCTTTCCTTTGCATAAATttaacgtttttttttttcatttcaaaaaggGTATTTGAAGGTGGCATCTTCTTCCCCCTCTTTCAACTTCACTTTTTTTAAAATCCAAATGGGGTTTTCTTCGATGCATATGGTGTACAAAACCGATGGAATCCCCAAATCTCAGGGTACAAAACCCAATGTGGGTGTCCCTTCCCCCATTTCATTTTCAGGAACTCCATTTACAATCctgaataaagaaaaaaaatacagagCATACATGAAAAACACACATTATCGCCTCCATTGCCGTAGGTCCAGTGCGATTTTCAAAAGTTGTGTGATTTCCGGCTTGATTCCATAAAGAAGAGGGATGCAACGATGCTTCAACCCTAAGTATGTACGATTTTGGTGAAAGGGAAACAAGCCATCAAACCCTTACACAATCAGATGCTTCATATTACATAAAACTCAAAAATCATCAAAATCCTGCTTCTAGTTCATTCAATCAGGAGATCGAAAGAGAAAAGTGAGAAGGATACCACGAATGGATTAAAGGAGGTTCCGGACGTTGCATTTGCAGGCACTGTGTATCGAGACTCTTAAAATTGATGTATACAGAtaaagaaaaatacaaaaatgaagGTCTTCAAGCGTGCAGTGATGATGGTGACGATGATGATATGTTACCTTGTGTTTGAAGGATTTTTATAGTTCTTCTGCTTGAGTAATGTTTGTGTATATGAGAGAGAGAgtccctttttatttttttaattattaaaataaataaattaatattagatttaaaaagaaataaaagaaaaatggaaaataaatatctaaaaggTATTACAGTCATTTTACTATTCATAGGGACCAAAAACGCagcgaaactagctcaaaaggaccactaatccaaaaaagtcggggtttggactaaaaccccaaaaaaatacataccacagtgaccatttttgcaattttgtcttatatAAATTTAAACTTATGTGCTAGGAAATGTGAAATTTATTAATTTGTTAAACCTTGGTTTTAAAATACACACATAGATGATGTATATTTATGACAATTTAACCAACCACATATAATTGATCATGATACATTTCcatacccatatatatatatatatatatatatatatatatatatatatatatatatatatatatatttatttatttatttatttatttatagagttaggttcatatatgaACCCTAATTATTGTGTGATTGTATAACCAAATTTCAACATTTGATCTCCCAAGGGTATGATCGACATTTTCTTTTTATTACCTAAACTAAAATAATTGTATATATGGAAGGAAATTTGAACGTTTCAAATGATAAAATAGCTACTCAATTACACCTTCTTTTTTATCTAATTTCACCTACATGAAAACAATCATCTTTTCTTTTATCCTTTCTATAATTCTTGGTTGATTCGACTATGTACTTCTCCTTTCTTTTTTCTGATTAACATCCACTCTTTCATCCATAGTTGCTTCCTGTTCTATAATGACTTGTATGTTTGGTAATTGTTCATCAAATGATGCTATAGCTTGGGGAAGTTGTTTTATTAAAACACCGTCTATCAATGAAAACAATTTAAAAATGAGTTTCAACTTACCTAAACCTTTACAATTCGTTCATAATAATATACACTGAAACATTCTACTAACATTCTGTATTCTCATAAAATTTAATATACTTCCCTTTATTATTTCTTTCACAACATTCTTAAAGAATTCATTCATTATTTCTTTCataatattctaaaagaatattttacTTCTTTTTACTACCCTACGATATTCTCAACGAAACCTGTTCTTTGATAAATTCTATAAGGATGTATTGCAATTTATATAATCCATGCACAACAACAAATCGATGTCCTAACCGAACATTGAATACAAAAATTAACCTAACAACAAAAACATTTTACTAAACCAACTGTTCTCTAATCTTAAATTGTGTATGTAACTCTTACATCAAAAAAAAACTATACATTCCAACTGTAGTAGCACCGGTTCATATGAACATCAAAGTAATTGTAATCAACCATTAATTCTAAGAGCATTACATGTACAAGCACATAAAAATATTAACAGAACAGTTACTAATAAGCCACAACGCCAGCAAACCCAATATACCCTGaacattgtaaaaaaaaaaaaaaaaaaaaaaaaaaaaaaaaaaaaaaaaaacttttcaaatacATTACATGTTCAAACCCAAAATTGTTTTAAACTTAAATTCATATCAAATTCTCCAAGAATAACGCTTCATTCTTATAGAATGAACCATATTAGACAAATTGCATTAGAATTTTGGAAGAATATATCACAAACTTGTTTTTAACTAAGCTATCGTGTTCAAATCCAAACTTGTTTTGAACtaaatttcataaaaaaattatcATACATTACGTTTTCATTCTTATAGAATGGACACTATTTTGCAAAATACCACTTCAATTCCTGGAGAATATATATCGCAAAACATAAAAAACATTACCAGATGGCGGTGGATCGAAAAAATCACCGTCTTCGTTGATCCAAACAGTTGCAGATGTTTTTTTGAACTTCGTTTTGAAGTTCTCTCGTAATCTTGAGCGTGATCGGCTTCTCATTGTTCGCTTCTGGAGTCAGTGGCCGCTTCTTTGCTTTTAATGTAAATCCTATCACTCTTCTTATAGGTCTATTATATTTTTAGAATTGGAGATACCATATCTTTTAGAGTGGATGATTGATTTGTTTTAAAGGAAATCATATATTCATTTGTTAATATAATAAACATTCTTGCCTAATAATATGTAATGATATTAAATGGTGGAACGAAAGCATTGGGTCGTAGGAATGTAACACGTCGACTTTCTTTTTTAAAATCTGACAAAAATACTCAATTACCCTTCTAACAATATTATCAgccatttaattaaaaaattaaatcaaaaagtTAATAAAACCAACATTCAATCTTAATCATATGATTTTTCTCATCCGATGGACCAAATTGAGTCTTAAATTCACACTATATTTATtattcacatttaatcctaaccctatatatatatatatatatatatatatatatatatatatatatatatatatatatatatatatatatacacactagtcGTTCACGAAATTATTGAGTGTTGGGCTATTTTCATCATTAAAATCCACATCAACTGGATTTGGATTTATATATTATTCCTGAACACATAACCAATATTCCAATAACAGAAATTATGCCGAAATAAATAGTTTAAGGTTTCGGGATTAATAAATCTGAAAACGTCtggtttttcaacttttataaatacttttactgaaaatatttcaaatatgaaattaaatattaggcTATAGCCCGAGTCCAAAAATGTTTTCGGAAGttccatttgaggtgtgcaaGTCCCTCAAAGGTTAAAAACGGTTTTAGCGATTTTAAGAAAATCACTATTATActaattttttattcttaaaacggtcgtatcttttgcatacgaactccgttttggatGTTTTTTTATTTTCAGAATCAGGGAAACACGTACTACGAGGCTAGAGTGTTTGCTTTTTTCACAACTGCTTAACAtaaaatttcagtttttcagaTGCATTCTTATGGTTGCAGTTTGAGTTGTTTGATTTGTTTGTCAATTTACAAATTTGGAAGTAAGTTACCATATGGTATCTCATAATAGTTGAAATAACTCATTTATTTCACATAATGTGCATTAAAACTCTATGAATAAAATTACATATGGATTTACTGTAAACTTGACCGTTCACAGTCTTTGacctaaatttcgggatgtcacATTGCCACCCCGttaagggaattttgtcccgaaattattaTGTTCTAGAATATTTTGTTCCACTGTCATTTTATTCTACTAGTATTTCATTCCAGTAGTGGAGGGAGCACCGTTGTAAATTTTctgatacttttgtttcatttgatcctcacatTTCTAAGTAAACTATGACTCTCTATGAGAGTTCCATCAGACGTTTACTATatgaaaacatatttgttttgagTCTTTTTATTTCTTGATCCACGATCTACATCGGTTCCTTCACGAAATGAAGTTTAGTGTTGACCTGGATCTCATCGGATGGAAAGACAAGGTTCTCATTAAAGAGACACTTTTGAAATTTCAGACGCAGAAGGTATTGTGAACTTTATTGAGTTCTTGAAGtaaattgagtttgtaagccaccgaACCATCCGTTATCAGGATTTCAAAAGGTCCGGTGTATTGGGGATTTAGTTTACCTTGTTTTCGAATCTATTGACACATTTTTTCAGTGCAACCTTTAGTAGGACACGGTTTCTTATTTTGAAGTCTAAGGATTTACGTCTTATGTCAGCATAGCTTCTCTGATGACTACATGAGACATTTAATCATTCCTTTATTTGAACTCTCTTTTCCGTTGTTTCATGAATAATCACAGGACAGTTTCTAGAGTATATATAACATACTTTTTAGCTAGTTGGGTATTT containing:
- the LOC122196781 gene encoding uncharacterized protein LOC122196781, which gives rise to MTGVRWVCLSSVLEVVAKAKELRRVLGGVSSSSSDDDRCSVGLLDGRGRYGCDGEDDSATTGLDGFLVCLDSMFNREEGRIEALTNRGSWLWSLMDELTKQCR